In Gimesia panareensis, the genomic window GGGTTCGACGACAATCCGACTGCCTCGATCGATTTCGACGTTCAGATCTTTGGCCAGGTCCTGTCCCTGGACACCCGCAGCCCAGAAGACGTTCTCCGCGGGGATCGTCTCTTCGCCGATGACGACGCCTTCCGCGGTGACGTCATTGACGTGAACCTGCAAGTGGATTTCCACGCCCATTTTCTCGAGGACTTCCTGCGCCTTCTTGCCAAGATCCTCGGGCATAGGCCCCACCAGCCGCTGACCGCCATCGACAAGAATCACGCGGGCCGAGTTACTCTGGATATTGCGGAATTCATTGGGCAGCGTTTCCGTGGCGACCTCTTTAACGGCCCCCGCCAGTTCGACCCCCGTCGGTCCGCCACCGACGATGACAAACGTCAGTTTTTTGCGGCGGGCCTCTTCGTCGGCTTCCCATTCCGCTTCTTCGAATGCCAGAAAAAGTCGGCGGCGGATTTCCAGCGCATCGTCGATCGACTTCAGCCCCGGAGCATGCACGCGAAAATCGTCGTGCCCAAAGTAGGACTGCTGCGCCCCGGTGGCGATCACCAGGTAATCGTAGTCCATTGCGCCCCCGTCGAACTGCACGATCTTTTTCTCGAAATCGATGGCGGTCACTTTTCCGAGTGCCACGTGCACGTTCTTCTGTTTCCAGAGAATCTTGCGAATCGGGGCGGCGATATTGGCGGGATCGAGTTCGCCGGTCGCCACCTGGTACAACAGGGGCTGGAACAGGTGGTAATTGCGTTTGTCGATCAGATCGATTTCGACGGCCGACTTTTTAAACGCCTTGGCCACATTGATGCCCGCAAATCCTCCTCCGATGATGACAATCCGTGGCAGGTCCTTCGCAGTCTGATTCATTGTGATCTCAATTCCTGGTGTGAGTAGCGCAGAATTCCGGGGGACGTCAGACGGTGTCTGTCAGTCGAAGACATGCCCGTGATCGTAGCGTTCGTCCTTGCCTGCGGCTTCGGTCAGCGCGGCGACATTGGACTTGGTGAAGAAGCCCTCGTAGGCGTGGCAGCGTTCCACATATTCCGTAATCAGAATCGAATACTGAGAATGCTTGGAGAAAATCTGCTTCAGGTTGGGTTCATCCAGACATTCCCCGACCACGTGCGCCAGGAAAGGAATGCCTTTGTCTTTGAGCGTCTGCACGACGTAGTCCACGTTCTTCTCACCACCTCGATGATCGCCGTCGAGGACTTCGTAGGCCACGTGGTGCAGCCGGCGTCCGTAATTGCGGACAAAGTCTTCGGTAGGCATCGGCAGATTTTCAAAGGAGTTCACGAAAGAAGGCGTGTTATTCGCTGTGAAGACCTTGGCGGGCGATTTTTTATCGTTATCGACGTAGCCGTTCCGCGTTACGTTCGTGGATGAATTCATCTCCGAAATGTTGTATGCCCCCCAGAAATAATGGTTGGACATCGTCAGAAATTCGAGGATGGCATCTTCCCGCTCGCCGGCCAGAATCCGGGTTGCCAGATGGTCGACTCCCAGCACCAGTTTGTTCAGCTTATGGGCTTCCCCAAAGGCGAGGACCTGGTTCAGCGACTCCATGACTTCGGGTTCCAGTTCGAAAGGCTTTCCCAGTTGGAGCACGTCGTAGTCGTCGATATCTTCCTGTGTGTAGCCCACCCGGTTACAGGTAAAATCGGAAGGGAAGGTAAACACAAAATGTGAGTCGGTGAAGAACGGGTTTTTGGTTTCATGGTGATAATTGAAACGGACGCTGTGCGATTCGAGCGTACTCCGTGTTTCGGTGACATCCTTCGTACTGAAGATTTCCCCGATGTAGCGGGCGTTGGGCTTTTTGCTGGAGAGCGGGTAGAGCCGATTGAACATGGTGATTTCGTCGGCATAGTCCTTCTCCAGCGGCTCCAGGATGAACAGCCGCGGATAGTCGGGATGCGACGTCAGCACATACACATTGTGTGTATTATTTCTGAACGCGGCCGAAAAGCGATACGGGCCCATCAGGTAGAGCTCATGCAGGTAAGGCAGGACTTCTCCCGTTTCCACCTGCAGCACGATCCCCCGCATCGTCCCCAGCAGATCTTCGATCCCACTGGACTTGCGGCGTTCAAAAATCTTCATCCGGTAATCTTCGAAAAACTCGGAATTCTTTTTATCGCCGCCTGGCTGATAGGTCATGGGATCGATGCTCACGGGATGCTTTCCTTTTCTGAAACCTGAATGCGTAGTTGTCTTCCTGAACTGAACGGTTGAAAAGAACCATGGTCGCGCTGACGGAGCCCAGGTCATGCTTCCACAGCAGGTGCTATGTTACCCTGTGGGATTCGATTTGTAATCGTCGTTTTCCCAACTTTTCCCGTCCCTGCTGAATTATTGGATTCTTCACACAGGCTGAGTTCCGGTCCGCGGCTGCTAAAGCAGAAACCAAAAACGCAATTCCGGAATGACAGGCGTCATCTCAGCGACTATGCTGGACTTAATGTAGCAGTTCACAGGTTTGGGTTGTAGGGGGATTTTTGAAGCATGCGAAGTTTGATCGAATCGAGATTATACACCATGATCGGCTGCCTGCTGCTCGGACTCTGCTGCCTGTCTGACTGCCGGAACGCTTGGGCGGAAGCTCCCGATCAACCCAACATCGTGTTGATCATTGCCGACGACCAGACCTACCGCGACTTCGGTTTTATGGGGAACCACGAGATTAAAACACCCCACATTGACCGGCTGGCAGCGCAATCCGCCCGGTTTGTGAACGGCTATCTGCCCACGAGTGTCTGCAGCCCGTCGCTGGCGACGCTGTTGACCGGTCTGTACCCCCATCAGAGCGGCATTCACTACAATCATCCACCGCCGGGGAATGGTGCGTTCAACCGCATGACTTCCCGCGAGGAATACGAGCAGATCCGCAGCCGGGCGTTTAAACTGATTCAGTCGGTCGATACGCTGCCCCGGCTGCTGGCGGCGCACGGCTATCGCTGTCTGCAGACCGGGAAATTCTGGGAGGGCCATTACCGGAATGCGGGTTTTACGGAGGGGATGACCGTTTTCAAACCGGTGCCGGGCCAGACATTCGGCGGCAACCGGAAGCTGGCCAGCGGCACGCTGGCAGCACACGGCAACGGAGACTGGGGACTGAAAATCGGCCGCGAAACCATGCAGCCCATTTATGATTTTGTGAAAGACTGCGAACAGAAGTCGACGCCCTGGCTGGTCTGGTATGCCCCTTATCTGCCGCACCAGCCACATGATTCCCCTCAGAAGTATTTTGACTTGTATCGAAATCAGCCGGGGGTGAAAAAGAATGAAATCGCCTACTACGCCAGTTGTACGCAGTTCGATGATACGGTCGGGGAACTGATCCGGTTCGTCGAACAAGAAGCGGACGTCAAAAACACACTGTTTCTGTTCGTGATCGACAACGGCTGGACTCCGGGCGAGCGACCGATGCAGCCTCGCGAGAACTATCACCACACGAAGGCCAGCAAGCGTTCGCCATTTGAAGACGGTCTGCGGTCGCCGATCCTGATTCGCTGGGATGGCAAGACCCAACCAACCACTCACAAAGCGCTGGTCAGCAGCATCGACGTGGTGCCAACCCTGCTGTATGCCGCCGGACAGGGAGCGGATGCGAAACGACTGCCCGGGGTGAACCTGCTGCCTGCTGCGGAAGGAAAAGCGAAGCTCCCCGCTGACCGGGCCGTGTATGGGGCCATCTATCCGGGCGATGCGAGTTCGCTGGGGCATCCGGAACGGGACGTCGCCCATCGCTGGGTGCGTCAGGGGAACCTCAAGCTGATTACAGCCCATAACGCGAATGCCCAGGGAAAAACCTGGAACAATTACACCAAAGGCGATGTGCTGTATGACGTAGCCAAAGATCCGGGCGAAACAGACAACTTGATTGACGATCCAGACTTCCAAGCCCAGCAGCAACAGCTGCGTCGACTGCTGGACCAGTGGTGGAATCCGGAATCGTAGCGGCTGTCGCTCAGAGAATGCCGTATTTGGCGAAGGCTTCCGTGGCGGACATGCCGGCTTTGATGCTGTCGCGGAACGTGTTTTCCTCGTGCACCTTCTGCCAGGCGAGGCGGATCACTTTGTCTTCGACTTCCTGAGGCACAACGACGATGCCATCCACGTCGGCAATCACCAGATCGCCCGGGGAAAACGTCACGCCCCCGATCTCCACGGGAATGTCGAGGTCGATAATCCGCTGACGGTCTTTGCTGTCATAGGGGGAGGTGCCGACGGCCCAGACGGGGAACGACATTTCCCGCATCTGGCGGACATCGCGAACGGCACCATCGATGATCGCTCCCGTACAGCCCCGGTGCTTGACAGCAGTAGAGAGGAGTTCTCCCCAGATGCCGGACCGCATCGATCCGCTGGCGGCGGCAATGAAAATTTCGTCGGCGTTGATCGAATCGACGCCTTTGAGTTCCAGTTCGTAAGGGCTGGGGTCGACGTGGTACATGTCAGCCCAGAGACTGGTTTTGCAGCGGCCCACGACCACATCTTCGACAGTCATCGGGAACAGTTCCTTGCGGGGGGACTGGTTGGTCA contains:
- a CDS encoding RraA family protein gives rise to the protein MNDTTPETITLKMMRESLYSAIVCDALDSIGLTNQSPRKELFPMTVEDVVVGRCKTSLWADMYHVDPSPYELELKGVDSINADEIFIAAASGSMRSGIWGELLSTAVKHRGCTGAIIDGAVRDVRQMREMSFPVWAVGTSPYDSKDRQRIIDLDIPVEIGGVTFSPGDLVIADVDGIVVVPQEVEDKVIRLAWQKVHEENTFRDSIKAGMSATEAFAKYGIL
- a CDS encoding sulfatase-like hydrolase/transferase; protein product: MRSLIESRLYTMIGCLLLGLCCLSDCRNAWAEAPDQPNIVLIIADDQTYRDFGFMGNHEIKTPHIDRLAAQSARFVNGYLPTSVCSPSLATLLTGLYPHQSGIHYNHPPPGNGAFNRMTSREEYEQIRSRAFKLIQSVDTLPRLLAAHGYRCLQTGKFWEGHYRNAGFTEGMTVFKPVPGQTFGGNRKLASGTLAAHGNGDWGLKIGRETMQPIYDFVKDCEQKSTPWLVWYAPYLPHQPHDSPQKYFDLYRNQPGVKKNEIAYYASCTQFDDTVGELIRFVEQEADVKNTLFLFVIDNGWTPGERPMQPRENYHHTKASKRSPFEDGLRSPILIRWDGKTQPTTHKALVSSIDVVPTLLYAAGQGADAKRLPGVNLLPAAEGKAKLPADRAVYGAIYPGDASSLGHPERDVAHRWVRQGNLKLITAHNANAQGKTWNNYTKGDVLYDVAKDPGETDNLIDDPDFQAQQQQLRRLLDQWWNPES
- a CDS encoding NAD(P)/FAD-dependent oxidoreductase; this translates as MNQTAKDLPRIVIIGGGFAGINVAKAFKKSAVEIDLIDKRNYHLFQPLLYQVATGELDPANIAAPIRKILWKQKNVHVALGKVTAIDFEKKIVQFDGGAMDYDYLVIATGAQQSYFGHDDFRVHAPGLKSIDDALEIRRRLFLAFEEAEWEADEEARRKKLTFVIVGGGPTGVELAGAVKEVATETLPNEFRNIQSNSARVILVDGGQRLVGPMPEDLGKKAQEVLEKMGVEIHLQVHVNDVTAEGVVIGEETIPAENVFWAAGVQGQDLAKDLNVEIDRGSRIVVEPDMSLPGHPEVFVVGDAAHATDAKTGNPVPGVAQGAIQTGRFVAEIIKQEIEGRAPKERPAFSYYDKGSMAMIGRGNAIAAIGKVHYSGILGWISWNILHVMFLVGFRNRFKVMLDWLWNYIWKTRRSRLITGDPKVHIKRLYSERHNCEQHEKRRRLRRRHKDQEE